The Winogradskyella schleiferi genome contains the following window.
TTTCTTAACGTAAGTATCGGTTAAAGTTTGCACATCAATTTCAGCATTTTTCTGTAAATCTTCAGAAACATCTGCATTTTTTATGTCGTTCATAGCTTCCTTTCGCGCATTTCTAATTCCTACTTTAGCGTCTTCCGTTTCTGCCTTAGCTTGTTTGGCTAAATTTTTACGACGTTCTTCTGTTAATGGAGGTACATTGATGATAATCATGTCACCATTGTTCATAGGATTAAACCCTAAATTGGCCAACATAATTCCACGTTCAATTTCTTGCAACATGGATTTTTCCCAAGGTTGAACGGAAATGGTTCTACCATCTGGTGTATTGACATTAGCGACTTGGCTCAGAGGAGTTTGCGAACCATAATAATCTACCATAACGCTGCCTAACATTGCAGGACTCGCTTTACCTGCTCTTATGTTAACGAGCTGTTTTTCTAAATGCTTCATCGCAGCTTCCATAGATTCTTTTGCTGAGTCTATTATAAATTTAATGTCTTCGTTCATAATGTTGAAATTTTAATTTACGATTATCAAAATTTAAGCCAAAACTTATTAGTTGACTTTAGTGCCAATATTTTCTCCGGTAACTACTTTTAGTAAGTTTCCTTTTTTGTTCATATCAAAAACAATAATTGGCAGGTTGTTTTCTTGACTTAAAGTAAATGCAGTAGTGTCCATCACTTTGAGTCCTTTACTTAGAACATCTTTAAATGAAATGTTTTCAAATTTTACTGCATTTAAATCTTTTTCAGGATCAGCAGTATAAATACCATCAACACGTGTACCTTTTAAAATGACATCTGCTTCAATTTCAATAGCACGCAAAACGGCCGCTGAATCTGTAGTAAAATACGGATTTCCTGTGCCACCTCCAAATATAACAACACGTCCTTTATTAAGATGGCTCATCGCTTTTCTTCTAATGAAAGGTTCTGCTACTTCATTAATTTTAATAGCAGTTTGCAAACGTGTTTTCACATCAGCATCTTCTAAGGCATTTTGTAATGCCAAGCCATTAATTACAGTGGCCAGCATTCCCATATGATCACCTTGCACACGATCCATACCATTCATCGCTCCAGCAACACCTCTAAAAATATTTCCACCACCAATTACTATGGCAACTTCTACACCTAAGTCAGTTATTTCTTTGATGTCTTTAGCATATTCGGATAAGCGCTCAGGATCAATCCCATATTGACGGTTTCCCATTAAGGCTTCTCCAGATAATTTTAGTAGAATTCTTTTATATTTCATTAGATGGTTTCTATTTCTAAATTATGGTCTAATGTAATTCGCCAGGTAAAATAATATATGAAATTAAGATATGATTTTGGCTCATTTCATTTGATAGATTAAAAGTTGAGCAAAGCTACGTAATTATTAGCTTCTGTAAAAGTGAAAAAAACGCAAAAAAAATGCCTCTCAATATGGAGAAGCATTTTTTAAAATTATATTTCTGGATGTTATTGATTATCCAACTGTAGCACGTTTAAAACCAGTAACCGATACGTCACCATAGGTTTTAACGTAATCAGCAACCGTTTGCTTTTCATCTTTAATAAACTTTTGATCCAATAATGCTTTTTCTTGGTCTAAAGTTGTGTTATCAGAAATGAAACGCTCCATTTTACCTGGTAAAATTCTGTCCCAAATTTGCTCTGGCTTCCCTTCAGCTTTTAACTCTGCTTTTGCAGCTTCTTCAGCTTCAGCAATAACTTCTGGCGTTAATTGTGCCATTGAAATATAGCTTGGTACATTTTTTAAGGTTTTACCTAAACGTCCTAATTCGATATTATCTTTTTCAATGACTGCGATGCGTGCTTCCGTTTCTGATGCGATATAAGCGGCATCAAAATCTTTGTAAGATAACGTCGTTGCTCCCATTGAAGCCACTTGCATAGCTACATCTTTAACCAAGGTGTCAACATTGTCAACTTTAGCAGACAAACCAACTAAGGCTGCAATTTTATTGATGTGAACATATTGGCCTACATAAGGTGCTTCTAATTTTTCAAAAGCAGTGATATCCAATTTTTCTCCAATAACACCTGTTTGCTCAGTTAATTTTTCAGCAACGGTCATGCCGTCAAAATCTGCAGCTAAAAATTCTTCTTTGGAGTTGTAGTTTAAAGCTGTATCTGCTAAATCATTAGCTAATTTTACAAAGTTTTCATTTTTACCAACAAAATCGGTTTCACAACCCAAAACGATTGCAACACCAGCAGTATTGTCGTCATTTATTTTTGCAACTGCAGCACCTTCAGAAGAATCTCTGTCAGCTCTTTTTTCTGCAACTTTTTGACCTTTTTTACGTAATACTTCAATGGCTTTATCAAAATCGCCACCAGCTTCAACCAAAGCTTTTTTACAATCCATCATACCAGCACCAGTTGCTTGTCTTAGCTTGTTTACTTCTGCTGCTGTAACTTTTACAGTATTTTCCATAGTTTTTAAATTTAAAAAGTCATTTAATTTTTTTTCGATATCCCATCGACTACGCTCAGGGCATGAAAAAGAACCAAATGACTTTTAATTGTATATAAATGTTATTTATTCTTCTTCTTCAGAGGCAACAGCTTTCTTCTCAGCTTTTTTAGCTGGCTTTGCGTCTGATTTTTTCTCAGATTTTTTGTCTTCTGATTTTTTAGACTTTCCTTCTTTATCCGCTTTTTCAGCTTTTCTTTCGCTTAAACCATCTGCGATAGCAGAGGTTACGATAGATAAGATTTTATCTACGGATTTTGAAGCATCATCATTTGATGGGATTAAATAATCTACTTCACGTGGGTCAGAGTTAGTATCTACCATCGCAAAAATTGGGATATTTAATTTTTGTGCTTCTTTAATAGCAATATGCTCACGCATAATATCTACAACGAATAAAGCACCAGGTAAACGTGTCATGTCAGAAATAGAACCTAAGTTCTTTTCTAATTTTGCACGTAAACGATCAACTTGTAAACGTTCTTTTTTAGATAAAGAGTTGAATGTGCCATCTTTCTTCATTCTATCAATAGAAGCCATTTTCTTTACGGCTTTTCTGATCGTTACAAAGTTAGTTAACATTCCGCCTGGCCAACGCTCAGTAATATAAGGTTGGTTTACAGCACCTGCTTTTTCAGCTACGATGTCTTTAGCTTGTTTTTTAGTAGCAACGAAAAGGATTTTCTTTCCTGATGCCGCTATTTTAGCTAACGCTTCAGAAGTTTCCTCGATTTTTGCTGCTGTTTTGTAAAGGTTGATAATATGGATACCGTTACGTTCCATATAAATGTAAGGGGCCATGTTTGGATTCCACTTACGTGTTAGGTGACCGAAGTGTACACCTGCTTCAAGTAATTCTTTTACTTCTACTTTTTCCATTTTGTAATAGTTTACGTTCTGTTAAATTAGCAATGACTGAGTGGTTGCTAATCGCGCGCCTCAATCATTTAGATGCTAAACTGTAATCCTGAACTCGTTTCAGGACCTTTTTTCAATAAAAAATAATAATCCAGAATCTGCCGAAGCAGATTCTGAATAAAATTGTGTTGGATATTAACGTTTCGAGAATTGGAATTTCTTACGCGCTTTCTTCTGTCCGAATTTCTTACGCTCTACCATTCTTGGGTCTCTCGTTAATAGACCTTCTGGCTTTAATATTGCTCTGTTTTCAGGATCTAGTTCGCACATTGCACGACTTAATCCTAAACGTATTGCTTCTGCCTGGCCGGTGATACCACCTCCATATACGTTAACAGTAATATCAAAGTTGCCATCATTGTTAGTCAAGGCTAAAGGTTGGTTTACTTTGTATTGCAATGTTGCAGTACTAAAATAATCCGCCATGTCTTTTTTGTTCACCGTGATTTTGCCTTTTCCTTCAGCAAGGTACACACGAGCAACAGCCGTCTTTCTACGGCCAATTTTGTGAATTACTTCCATTAGTTAATTTCGTTTAATTTAATTGCCTTTGGTTTTTGCGCTTCATGAGGATGCGCTGTACCAGTAACAACTGTTAAATTTCTAAAAAGAGTAGCACCTAATTTATTTTTAGGTAACATTCCTTTTACTGACTTCTCTACCAATCTACTTGGGTCTTTCCCAAATAATTCAGTAGCTGTCAAACTTCTTTGTCCACCTGGATAACCTGTGTGACGGATGTAACTTTTTTCCGTCCATTTGTTACCAGTTAAGTTGATTTTTTCAGCATTGACAACAATTACATTGTCACCGCAATCAACGTGTGGCGTAAAATTAGGCTTGTGCTTACCTCTTAAAAGTATTGCTACTCTTGAAGCTAAGCGACCTAAAGTTTGTCCTTCAGCATCAACCAAAACCCACTCCTTGTTAACGGTAGCTTTGTTAGCTGAAACTGTTTTGTAGCTTAATGTATCCACACTAATTTGATTTATATTTACGCTTCACAGCGCAAAAAGATTAAACATTCCTCTTCAAAAAAGAGTTTGCAAATTTACGATAAAGTATTGATTTACCAAACCTTGATGAATATATTTTTAGGAGTAAAACCAGTATAATGAGGTTATAATAATTTTGTTTGAATTAAATAATTGGTTTTTAAAGGCTATGGATGGTTTTTTTAAGTTTTTAAACCTAACATATTCTCAATCTACTGGAACAATTAATACTGGAATATTTGACTCCTTTATAAGCGAATTAGAAACGCTTCCATATAAAGCCTTGTAGAAAAAGCCATGGTCCTGATAGCCTGAGATAATAAGATCAATTTTAAGTTTGTCCGCTTCTTCCAATATCATTTCCAAGGTTGGGCCTTGTACTAATAACCCTTCGGATTCAATACCTTTCTTCTCTAATTGAACTGAATAGTTCTGAAGTAATCGATGTTCTTTTCTAAGTTCAGTGGCAAGGTTATCTCGTATATATTGTGGCCCAACACTATAACCTACAAAATCTGGATCTGGTGCTGCAATATGAATGATCCAAACTTTAGCCTCAAATTTTTCTGCCAATTTCGAGGCTTGGTCAATGAGTAATTGCTCATTCCCTTTTAAATCTATGGTTACTAATATGTTTTTCATTGTATGATGATTTTTAAAACATATAAGATAGTATTTTATGGCTTATAAAGCAATTCTTATGATTAAATACAAGTGAATAAAGATTTTTAGCTTTAAGTGTCCGCTGTAGCGCGTTGCAATCGGTCGTTGATGGATTTGCCCAATCCATAATCAGGCATACGTTCAGCTATAATAATATCAAGGTGCATTTTATCTAATTGGTGCAGTACATCATATAAATTTGAAGCCGATTCCGTTAAGTTTCCCGTTTTAGAAAGCGCTATTTGAACTTCAACAGAATTATCTTCAATTTCATTTTGAAATGTTATCAACCCTATGCGTTTTCCTTTGTAAATAGGTAAAAGTTTGGAGATATTTTCAGTTAAAATCGTTTTTGTTTTTGGTGCGTAATGACGCTCTAACATGCCTGGTGCATCAGGTGCAATGTTCTTTTTACTTCGACTTTGCTCAGCGACAGAATTCTTGATTTTAATTTTGCCCACAATACGCTCAATATCTTCTAATGCCGTTGAACCTAATCGGTATATAATCGGTTCATCATTTTCAAAACCTATAATAGTCGATTCAATGCCGCTGGTGCAGGCGCCACCATCTAAAACCATTTTAATTTGATCCTTAAAATAAGTTTCTACGTGTTGTGCTGTAGTCGGACTGATACTGCTAAATGGATTGGCACTGGGCGCAGCCAAAGGGAAATTCAACTGATTTAACAATTCTAAAGTTATTGGGTGATTGGGAACACGAACCGCAACGGTATCTTTTCCTGCGGTAATTAAATCTGGAATTGTATTTTTCTTCTTTAGAACCAGAGTTACTGGTCCTGGCCAAAAGGCTTCAGCTAATAATTGGGCTTTTTCAGGAACATACTCAACAATACTATTGAGGCTATCTATCGAGGGAATATGAACAATCAGCGGATTAAAGAATGGTCGCTTCTTAGTTTCAAAAATGGCTTTGATGGCTTTTTCGCTATAGATATTTCCTGCTAATCCGTAAACCGTTTCAGTTGGAATGGCTACAATTTCATCAGCATTTAACAATGCAACTGCTTTCGATACGTCTTTTGAAATAATGTCCATAGTCACAAATATGACTGCAAAATTACTTCAAAATCGCATATATCTAAGATTTAAGCCGTTTATTTTGGCTCTCTTCTTTTTGTTGATATAAGGCATAAGCCAAAATGGCCATTTCAATGCCCAAGATGACTAATTTTGCTTTTTTGCTTTTGGTCAATGCACTTGTGAGACCTAATACTTTTGTAATTATCATTGATTATTTTTTATATGTTAGTTATTAGGCGTTATCTCTTGGTTGATGCTTTTCTCTTCGATCTTTAACTTGGTGGTTAATATCCCGACCATCTACTTCTTTTTTATTTATGGCACTTTCAGCAATGCTGGTTTCATTTTTTTCTTGTTTGTCTTTTTTGTCCTTATTAATTGTCATAACGTTTGTTTTAAATGTGAATTTAAAATTAGCGGAATCTATGTTTAAAACTTGACTGATTTAAAAATAGAATTAACGGATATGACACGATAGATAATTTTTTTCCCTTTCATTAAATAATGACTTCCCATTTAGTAGTTTTGCAGCCTTAAAATTCAGAATATGATTTCAGTCGATAATTTAGCAGTGGAATTTAGTGGACAAACGCTTTTTAGTGAGGTGTCTTTTACTATAAATGAAAATGACAAAATTGCCTTAATGGGCAAAAATGGCGCAGGAAAATCTACCATGATGAAAATTATTGCAGGTGTTCAGAATGCGACTCGTGGTCATGTGCGTTTTCCTAAAGATGTCGTAATTGCTTATTTGCCACAACATTTATTGACTGAAGATAATACTACTGTTTTTGACGAAGCTTCAAAGGCT
Protein-coding sequences here:
- the rpsI gene encoding 30S ribosomal protein S9; translated protein: MEVIHKIGRRKTAVARVYLAEGKGKITVNKKDMADYFSTATLQYKVNQPLALTNNDGNFDITVNVYGGGITGQAEAIRLGLSRAMCELDPENRAILKPEGLLTRDPRMVERKKFGQKKARKKFQFSKR
- the frr gene encoding ribosome recycling factor, producing MNEDIKFIIDSAKESMEAAMKHLEKQLVNIRAGKASPAMLGSVMVDYYGSQTPLSQVANVNTPDGRTISVQPWEKSMLQEIERGIMLANLGFNPMNNGDMIIINVPPLTEERRKNLAKQAKAETEDAKVGIRNARKEAMNDIKNADVSEDLQKNAEIDVQTLTDTYVKKIDEILEVKEKEIMTV
- a CDS encoding L-threonylcarbamoyladenylate synthase, whose amino-acid sequence is MDIISKDVSKAVALLNADEIVAIPTETVYGLAGNIYSEKAIKAIFETKKRPFFNPLIVHIPSIDSLNSIVEYVPEKAQLLAEAFWPGPVTLVLKKKNTIPDLITAGKDTVAVRVPNHPITLELLNQLNFPLAAPSANPFSSISPTTAQHVETYFKDQIKMVLDGGACTSGIESTIIGFENDEPIIYRLGSTALEDIERIVGKIKIKNSVAEQSRSKKNIAPDAPGMLERHYAPKTKTILTENISKLLPIYKGKRIGLITFQNEIEDNSVEVQIALSKTGNLTESASNLYDVLHQLDKMHLDIIIAERMPDYGLGKSINDRLQRATADT
- the rpsB gene encoding 30S ribosomal protein S2 — protein: MEKVEVKELLEAGVHFGHLTRKWNPNMAPYIYMERNGIHIINLYKTAAKIEETSEALAKIAASGKKILFVATKKQAKDIVAEKAGAVNQPYITERWPGGMLTNFVTIRKAVKKMASIDRMKKDGTFNSLSKKERLQVDRLRAKLEKNLGSISDMTRLPGALFVVDIMREHIAIKEAQKLNIPIFAMVDTNSDPREVDYLIPSNDDASKSVDKILSIVTSAIADGLSERKAEKADKEGKSKKSEDKKSEKKSDAKPAKKAEKKAVASEEEE
- the tsf gene encoding translation elongation factor Ts; translation: MENTVKVTAAEVNKLRQATGAGMMDCKKALVEAGGDFDKAIEVLRKKGQKVAEKRADRDSSEGAAVAKINDDNTAGVAIVLGCETDFVGKNENFVKLANDLADTALNYNSKEEFLAADFDGMTVAEKLTEQTGVIGEKLDITAFEKLEAPYVGQYVHINKIAALVGLSAKVDNVDTLVKDVAMQVASMGATTLSYKDFDAAYIASETEARIAVIEKDNIELGRLGKTLKNVPSYISMAQLTPEVIAEAEEAAKAELKAEGKPEQIWDRILPGKMERFISDNTTLDQEKALLDQKFIKDEKQTVADYVKTYGDVSVTGFKRATVG
- a CDS encoding universal stress protein, whose product is MKNILVTIDLKGNEQLLIDQASKLAEKFEAKVWIIHIAAPDPDFVGYSVGPQYIRDNLATELRKEHRLLQNYSVQLEKKGIESEGLLVQGPTLEMILEEADKLKIDLIISGYQDHGFFYKALYGSVSNSLIKESNIPVLIVPVD
- the pyrH gene encoding UMP kinase, with amino-acid sequence MKYKRILLKLSGEALMGNRQYGIDPERLSEYAKDIKEITDLGVEVAIVIGGGNIFRGVAGAMNGMDRVQGDHMGMLATVINGLALQNALEDADVKTRLQTAIKINEVAEPFIRRKAMSHLNKGRVVIFGGGTGNPYFTTDSAAVLRAIEIEADVILKGTRVDGIYTADPEKDLNAVKFENISFKDVLSKGLKVMDTTAFTLSQENNLPIIVFDMNKKGNLLKVVTGENIGTKVN
- the rplM gene encoding 50S ribosomal protein L13 — its product is MDTLSYKTVSANKATVNKEWVLVDAEGQTLGRLASRVAILLRGKHKPNFTPHVDCGDNVIVVNAEKINLTGNKWTEKSYIRHTGYPGGQRSLTATELFGKDPSRLVEKSVKGMLPKNKLGATLFRNLTVVTGTAHPHEAQKPKAIKLNEIN